TTTATTTTTAATAGGACGTTAAAACCTTTTAATCCTTGCAATTTATTCGGCTGAATATAAGGCTATGGAGTATTATGTCTGCCGTAAATGTCATTAATGTTAAAGATTTAAAGGAAATTCTCGATCAAAAATCCTCCATCCGATTGATTGATGTCCGCGAAGAAGATGAATATGCCATCGCCCGTATTCCAGGATCAGAACTCATCGCCTTGAGTCAATTTGCCAAACGTGCGCTCAATGAATTAGGGCCTGATGAAAAGATAGTGATCCATTGT
This portion of the Verrucomicrobiota bacterium genome encodes:
- a CDS encoding rhodanese-like domain-containing protein — its product is MSAVNVINVKDLKEILDQKSSIRLIDVREEDEYAIARIPGSELIALSQFAKRALNELGPDEKIVIHCHHGGRSMQACLWLSKQGFKDLTNVEGGIDAWSIQIDSKVPRY